A DNA window from Leopardus geoffroyi isolate Oge1 chromosome A1, O.geoffroyi_Oge1_pat1.0, whole genome shotgun sequence contains the following coding sequences:
- the LOC123581364 gene encoding serine/arginine repetitive matrix protein 1-like has protein sequence MRDRRSWGRQHRAASEQPRRRDGQTRPRGAAPARAPSCCRRRRGRARVHPGRGDARNGQEFPPSARPPAGLSRPPAPLPLPSRTRAARGGRRGRAAAARGGGKGEQEEERPRREARSSCSRKSPPSFPPCKCGDGGGSCETKRRFSSATRRSYNVRQEQEETAAARRLLGQYAPAALEQSRRLAPPILDAPGWGGGSGAQSQCAAQRARPAPSSLSPGGEKTSDGFCELAGSLGGGEAL, from the exons ATGCGGGATCGGCGGAGCTGGGGTAGACAGCACCGAGCTGCGTCTGAGCAGCCCAGG CGCCGGGACGGCCAGACCCGCCCCCGCGGCGCCGCCCCCGCTAGAGCGCCTtcctgctgccgccgccgccgaggCCGGGCCAGGGTGCACCCCGGGCGCGGGGACGCACGGAACGGGCAGGAGTTTCCTCCGAGCGCGCGTCCGCCAGCCGGCCTCTCCCGCCCCCCGgcgccccttcctctcccctcccggACCCGGGCTGCGCGGGGAGGGCGCagggggcgggcggcggcggcgcgcggaggaggaaaaggagagcaaGAAGAGGAGCGTCCCCGGAGAGAAGCCCGCTCCAGCTGCAGCCGCAagtcccctccctccttcccgccCTGTAAATGCGGAGATGGCGGCGGCAGCTGCGAAACGAAGCGCCGGTTCTCCAGCGCCACTCGGCGCTCCTACAACGTCCGCCAAGAGCAGGAGGAAACTGCCGCGGCGAGGCGGCTGCTGGGTCAATACGCGCCCGCAGCCCTGGAGCAGAGCAGGCGGCTGGCCCCGCCCATTCTCGACGCGCCGGGATGGGGCGGGGGCTCAGGTGCCCAATCACAGTGCGCCGCCCAACGGGCCCGCCCCGCACCCTCCTCCCTGAGCCCAGGCGGAGAGAAGACCTCGGACGGCTTTTGTGAACTGGCAGGCAGCCTGGGTGGAGGTGAGGCCCTCTGA